A genome region from Chloroflexota bacterium includes the following:
- the groES gene encoding co-chaperone GroES produces MADKLKLRPLGDRLIVEPLDQEEKTAGGILLPETAKEKPQEGKVIAAGAGRWDDEGKKRVEMDVKTGDVVIFAKYSGTEIKLNDKKVLILSEKDVLAIVEK; encoded by the coding sequence ATGGCAGACAAGCTCAAACTTCGCCCTCTCGGAGATCGTTTGATCGTCGAGCCGCTCGATCAGGAAGAGAAAACCGCGGGCGGCATTTTGCTTCCCGAGACGGCGAAGGAAAAACCGCAAGAAGGTAAAGTGATCGCGGCGGGCGCGGGTCGCTGGGACGACGAAGGCAAAAAGCGCGTCGAGATGGATGTCAAGACGGGCGATGTCGTGATCTTCGCCAAGTACTCGGGCACCGAAATCAAGCTCAACGACAAAAAGGTTTTGATCTTGAGCGAAAAAGACGTGCTCGCAATCGTCGAAAAGTAG
- a CDS encoding type II toxin-antitoxin system VapC family toxin — MPDVVTDTHGLIWYLEDSPRLSHAARDAFDACDRGESLVYVPTICLVEIIYLQGKGRISSDLMSRLDEELQSGTSSLVLVDLTTEVVNALVQVPRAHVPDLPDRIIAATAPHLGLSLISRDRKIQSSNIATIW; from the coding sequence ATGCCGGATGTCGTGACCGATACACATGGCTTGATCTGGTATTTGGAAGACAGTCCACGGCTCAGTCACGCCGCGCGAGATGCATTTGACGCGTGCGATCGCGGCGAAAGTCTGGTTTACGTTCCTACGATTTGTTTGGTGGAAATCATCTATCTGCAAGGGAAGGGACGAATCTCGTCGGATCTCATGTCTCGGCTTGATGAGGAATTGCAGTCCGGAACTAGCAGCTTGGTTCTAGTAGACTTGACCACCGAGGTTGTGAATGCGCTCGTGCAAGTGCCGCGCGCTCACGTACCCGATCTACCTGATCGTATCATCGCCGCAACCGCACCCCACCTTGGATTGTCTTTGATCAGTCGCGATCGCAAGATTCAGTCTTCCAACATCGCGACAATTTGGTAG
- a CDS encoding NAD-binding protein produces MKQPTFTDRLRYAFDNTLSRGPIALIAWLAVVSVVFILVMATVITVTGVANPPTEDAESGVVSLDPVPDFFEIAWRSLMRTMDAGTMGGDTGTPGYLMGMFVVTLGGVFIISILIGVLTSGIEAKLEELRKGRSFVIEQDHTLILGWTPQIFTIISELVAANTNLKKSCVVILADKDKIEMEDELRARVPRTGRTRVVCRTGSPLDPTDIEIANPHAARSIIVLAPDVDEPDTHVIKTILAITNNPQRKPGKYHIVAEIRDQKNIEVAKMVGRDEAQVVLVGDLISRITVQTCRQSGLSVIYTELLNFGGDEIYFKEEPALVGKAFGSALLAYEDSTVIGVQAKDGTVRLNPPMDTRVLAGDKIIAISADDDTIRLSGQTSLGIDETAMQSKHSAAPAPERTLILGWNHRGHSIIRELDHYVAAGSQTKVVAHVADVTKELEQNKNQTVTFLPSETTDRQTLDALDVASYDHIIVLSYSDLMDEQQADAQTLITLLHLRDMSERAGKDLAIVSEMLDVRNRELAEVTRADDFIVSDQLVSLMLSQVSENKHLNAVFADLFDPEGSEIYLKPATDYVKPGMPTNFYTIVEAARRRGEVAMGYRLKRDAHDAAKSYGVVVNPAKSKKIEFSAADKIIVIAES; encoded by the coding sequence ATGAAACAACCCACCTTCACCGACCGTTTGCGTTACGCGTTCGACAACACGCTGTCGAGAGGACCGATCGCGCTGATCGCGTGGCTCGCGGTCGTCTCGGTCGTCTTTATTCTCGTGATGGCAACCGTCATCACCGTCACCGGTGTCGCGAATCCTCCCACGGAAGACGCCGAATCAGGTGTCGTGAGCCTGGATCCGGTCCCGGACTTTTTTGAAATCGCGTGGCGCAGTTTGATGCGCACGATGGATGCGGGCACCATGGGCGGTGACACCGGCACGCCCGGCTATTTGATGGGCATGTTCGTCGTCACGCTCGGCGGTGTATTCATCATCAGCATCCTCATCGGCGTGCTCACCAGCGGCATCGAAGCCAAACTCGAAGAACTGCGCAAAGGTCGCTCGTTCGTCATCGAGCAGGACCACACGTTGATCCTGGGTTGGACGCCGCAAATTTTCACGATCATCTCCGAACTCGTCGCGGCAAACACCAATCTGAAAAAATCGTGCGTCGTCATCCTCGCAGACAAGGACAAGATCGAGATGGAGGACGAACTGCGCGCGCGCGTGCCGCGCACGGGACGCACGCGCGTCGTGTGCCGCACCGGCAGTCCGCTCGATCCAACCGACATTGAAATCGCAAATCCGCACGCCGCGCGCTCGATCATCGTCCTCGCGCCCGACGTGGACGAGCCGGACACGCACGTCATCAAAACGATTCTCGCGATCACGAACAATCCGCAGCGCAAGCCGGGCAAGTACCACATCGTCGCCGAAATTCGCGACCAGAAAAATATTGAGGTTGCGAAAATGGTGGGGCGCGATGAAGCCCAGGTCGTCCTCGTCGGCGATTTGATCTCGCGCATCACGGTGCAAACGTGTCGCCAGTCCGGTCTCTCGGTGATTTACACCGAACTGCTCAACTTTGGCGGCGACGAAATATATTTCAAGGAAGAACCTGCGCTGGTCGGCAAGGCGTTCGGTTCGGCGCTGCTGGCGTACGAAGATTCCACCGTTATCGGCGTGCAAGCAAAAGATGGGACGGTGCGGCTCAATCCGCCGATGGACACGCGCGTGCTCGCCGGCGACAAGATCATCGCGATTTCCGCGGATGACGACACGATCAGGTTGAGCGGGCAAACGAGTCTCGGCATTGACGAAACCGCGATGCAATCCAAACACTCTGCCGCGCCAGCGCCCGAGCGCACGTTGATCCTGGGTTGGAATCATCGCGGGCATTCCATCATTCGCGAACTGGATCACTATGTCGCCGCCGGTTCGCAGACGAAGGTCGTCGCCCATGTCGCGGATGTGACGAAAGAACTCGAACAAAATAAAAATCAAACCGTCACTTTTCTGCCAAGCGAAACGACCGACCGCCAAACGCTCGACGCGCTCGACGTCGCGTCGTACGATCACATCATCGTGCTCAGTTACTCGGATTTGATGGACGAACAACAAGCGGACGCGCAAACGCTCATCACGCTCCTGCACTTGCGCGATATGAGCGAACGCGCCGGCAAGGACCTGGCGATTGTCAGCGAAATGCTCGACGTACGCAACCGCGAACTCGCCGAGGTGACGCGCGCGGACGATTTCATCGTCAGCGATCAACTCGTCAGTCTGATGCTGTCCCAGGTTTCGGAGAACAAGCATCTCAACGCGGTCTTTGCCGATTTATTCGATCCGGAAGGGTCGGAGATTTATCTCAAGCCGGCGACCGATTACGTGAAACCTGGCATGCCGACAAACTTTTACACGATTGTCGAAGCGGCGCGGCGGCGCGGCGAAGTTGCGATGGGCTATCGGCTCAAGCGCGACGCGCACGACGCGGCGAAATCGTACGGCGTCGTCGTCAATCCGGCAAAATCGAAAAAAATCGAATTCTCCGCCGCGGACAAGATCATCGTCATCGCGGAAAGTTGA
- a CDS encoding TatD family hydrolase, with protein MIDAHCHLDDEQFANDRDAVLARAMDAGVAAIITAGTDVATSRAAVALAEQYASVYAVVGIHPQAAHTCDAESLATIRTLAQHPKVVGIGEIGLDFYWQQNPPREIQERAFIAQLELAAELDKPVVIHDRDAHAELMATLAKVVKPSQGGILHCFSGDLAMAQQAIALGYAISFAGNLTFKNATRLQEIARALPLDKIVIETDAPYLSPLRGQRNESANVARVAAKLAELKNLTLDVAQQSTSRNSEMLFRLKTAG; from the coding sequence TTGATTGACGCGCACTGCCATCTCGACGACGAACAATTCGCGAACGACCGCGACGCGGTGCTCGCGCGCGCGATGGATGCCGGCGTCGCCGCGATCATCACCGCCGGCACGGATGTGGCGACGAGCCGCGCGGCAGTCGCGCTCGCGGAGCAGTACGCAAGTGTCTACGCGGTCGTCGGCATTCATCCGCAAGCCGCGCACACATGCGACGCCGAATCGCTCGCGACGATTCGCACATTGGCGCAACATCCCAAGGTCGTCGGCATCGGCGAAATCGGTTTGGATTTTTACTGGCAACAAAATCCGCCGCGCGAAATCCAGGAACGCGCGTTCATCGCGCAACTCGAACTCGCGGCGGAACTCGACAAGCCGGTGGTGATTCACGACCGCGACGCGCATGCAGAACTGATGGCAACCCTTGCGAAGGTCGTCAAACCTTCGCAAGGTGGAATCCTGCACTGTTTTTCCGGCGATCTCGCGATGGCGCAACAGGCGATTGCCCTGGGTTACGCGATTTCGTTTGCCGGGAATCTGACCTTCAAGAATGCGACACGTCTGCAAGAGATCGCGCGCGCGTTGCCACTCGACAAAATCGTGATCGAAACGGACGCGCCGTACCTCTCGCCGCTACGCGGGCAACGCAACGAATCCGCGAACGTCGCGCGCGTCGCGGCAAAACTCGCGGAACTAAAAAACCTGACTCTGGACGTGGCACAACAATCCACGTCGCGCAATAGTGAAATGCTGTTTCGTCTGAAAACGGCAGGATGA
- a CDS encoding DUF2961 domain-containing protein, which translates to MRSLILKIALGFLVALAIALFAFAEPAADLPIIAELPTATMVAPTESARAENTPTPRGEPTLAPRATPTKAIPVYASLDFLTDYLTNRTRPNILEGKPWINSSINVAQLQEQFNGTTFWDFWGEEEKWETTNHMWQDDDGKWSLYKQETLKFQGRDVPAYVLVDRKGPGVMDTLWFTHETIIFRGDVRNHLNILGKAGLEDMVDWGNLHKLGNLRVEIDDRVAYDGAIREWFSGNAQRLSPDLARMFVWRYGQYGAFGNIIPLPYQTRLKVSVYGGMDKPKWFMATGITLPRETRVKPYSVNDLPREEMAQLAQNVLQPENFITQFPNLQTREHTTPARIELNGAGTLHALQFTIPKQSDPKQLALRVRYGDEIGIDLPFIAFFTDHDYIVAHRSTPIGVIESRDAYIFYCNFPMPYQTGMTIELTSKSATPITLTARFAASNETANTQLRADYKSNQRLQPFTPDYQVKLPGNGKLVGIVFVTKDQDFKKVPTRNLPGTNQEDPATHSWPNGYLESNLSLVDGAGNARLYGGDEDWAGGGYYFNLGYTVPSGGGNRPFAGILRYREAEDGYATIYRYFSDLAAFRFKRGLTLSFGHGTWRNNYPVTYGTTVLYYRERE; encoded by the coding sequence ATGCGTTCTCTCATTTTGAAAATTGCGCTCGGTTTTCTCGTCGCACTCGCGATTGCGCTGTTCGCGTTCGCGGAGCCCGCGGCAGATTTGCCCATCATCGCGGAATTGCCGACCGCGACGATGGTCGCGCCCACCGAAAGCGCGCGCGCCGAAAACACGCCCACGCCGCGCGGCGAACCGACGCTCGCGCCGCGCGCCACGCCGACGAAAGCGATCCCCGTTTACGCGTCGCTCGATTTCCTGACCGATTATCTCACGAATCGCACGCGCCCCAACATCTTGGAAGGCAAACCGTGGATCAACTCGTCCATCAACGTCGCACAACTCCAAGAGCAATTCAACGGCACAACGTTCTGGGATTTTTGGGGCGAAGAGGAAAAGTGGGAAACGACGAACCACATGTGGCAGGACGACGATGGCAAGTGGTCGCTCTACAAACAAGAGACGCTCAAGTTTCAGGGACGCGATGTGCCGGCGTACGTGCTCGTGGATCGCAAGGGACCGGGCGTGATGGATACGTTGTGGTTCACGCACGAAACGATTATTTTTCGCGGCGATGTGCGCAATCATTTGAACATCCTGGGTAAAGCCGGTCTGGAAGACATGGTGGACTGGGGCAACCTGCACAAGCTAGGAAATCTGCGCGTCGAGATTGACGATCGCGTCGCGTACGATGGCGCGATTCGCGAGTGGTTTTCCGGCAACGCGCAACGGTTATCGCCCGACCTCGCCAGGATGTTCGTGTGGCGGTACGGGCAGTACGGCGCATTCGGCAACATCATTCCACTGCCGTATCAAACACGACTCAAGGTTTCGGTGTACGGCGGCATGGATAAACCCAAGTGGTTCATGGCAACCGGCATCACGCTCCCGCGCGAGACGCGCGTTAAACCGTACAGCGTGAACGATCTGCCGCGCGAAGAGATGGCTCAACTCGCGCAAAATGTTTTGCAACCAGAAAATTTCATTACTCAATTTCCGAATCTCCAGACACGCGAGCATACCACGCCCGCGCGCATCGAACTGAACGGCGCGGGCACGCTCCACGCGCTTCAATTCACGATTCCAAAGCAATCCGATCCAAAACAACTCGCGCTGCGCGTGCGGTACGGCGACGAGATCGGAATAGATTTGCCGTTCATCGCGTTCTTCACCGATCACGATTATATCGTCGCGCACCGCTCGACGCCCATCGGCGTCATCGAATCGCGCGACGCGTACATCTTCTACTGCAATTTTCCGATGCCGTATCAAACCGGTATGACGATTGAACTCACGAGCAAGAGCGCGACGCCCATCACCTTGACTGCGCGCTTTGCCGCGTCGAACGAAACCGCGAACACACAGTTGCGCGCGGATTACAAATCGAATCAACGTCTGCAACCCTTCACGCCGGACTATCAGGTGAAATTGCCGGGGAATGGTAAACTCGTCGGCATCGTGTTCGTGACCAAGGATCAAGATTTCAAAAAAGTACCGACGCGCAATTTGCCCGGCACGAATCAAGAAGACCCAGCCACGCATTCGTGGCCCAACGGGTATCTCGAATCCAATTTGAGTTTGGTAGATGGCGCGGGTAACGCGCGTCTGTACGGCGGCGATGAAGATTGGGCGGGCGGCGGTTATTACTTCAACCTGGGTTACACCGTTCCGAGCGGCGGCGGCAATCGTCCGTTCGCCGGCATCTTGCGTTATCGCGAAGCGGAAGACGGCTACGCGACGATCTATCGTTACTTTAGCGATCTCGCCGCGTTTCGTTTCAAGCGCGGTCTCACGCTGTCGTTTGGTCATGGCACCTGGCGCAACAATTACCCGGTAACGTATGGGACAACCGTGCTGTACTATCGCGAACGCGAATGA
- a CDS encoding glycosyltransferase family 4 protein: MRVLFITGEFPPMQGGVGACTLEIARALIALGVEVGVLTSTRAVGGQWSAVKVLPVIHHWGWSSWRNIAKTIREFAPDLAHIQYQTGAFGMHPAINLLPHLLPLFPSFPSHPRFVTTFHDLRVPYLFPKAGRVRDWVTRELARSSDAVIATNDEDCSNLETWNLKQLALIPIGSNVQTNLPTNYQRTAWRAQLGVREDESLLCYFGFLNQSKGGETLMRALARVLNAKLLMIGGQTGASDPTDVAYLAHVKALIAELGLTGRVLWTDFTPDDIVTANFRASDVCVLPYRDGASYRRGTLMAALAHGCAIVTTAVSRHSPVASMLPQLSDGENCLLVPPDDPVVLADAIQRALASSELRAKIGAGARELAQHFAWDKIARQHLDLYARMLGQAIS, translated from the coding sequence ATGCGCGTTCTCTTCATCACCGGCGAATTTCCGCCGATGCAAGGCGGCGTGGGCGCGTGCACTCTTGAGATTGCGCGCGCCCTCATCGCGCTGGGCGTTGAGGTGGGCGTACTAACTTCGACCAGAGCGGTCGGCGGTCAGTGGTCGGCGGTCAAGGTCTTGCCGGTCATTCATCACTGGGGCTGGTCGAGTTGGCGCAACATCGCGAAAACAATTCGCGAATTTGCCCCGGACCTCGCGCATATCCAATACCAAACCGGCGCGTTCGGAATGCACCCCGCCATCAACTTGCTCCCGCACCTTTTACCCTTATTTCCCTCATTTCCTTCCCACCCCCGCTTTGTCACCACCTTCCACGACCTCCGCGTTCCGTACCTCTTCCCCAAAGCCGGTCGCGTGCGCGACTGGGTCACGCGTGAACTCGCGCGTTCATCCGACGCGGTCATCGCGACGAACGACGAAGATTGCTCGAATCTCGAAACCTGGAACCTCAAACAACTTGCGCTGATTCCGATCGGGTCGAACGTTCAAACTAACTTGCCAACCAACTATCAACGAACCGCATGGCGCGCGCAACTGGGAGTACGTGAGGATGAATCGCTCCTCTGCTACTTTGGTTTTCTCAACCAGAGCAAGGGTGGCGAGACGTTGATGCGCGCGCTCGCGCGCGTGCTGAACGCGAAACTGTTGATGATCGGCGGACAAACCGGCGCGAGCGACCCAACGGATGTGGCGTACCTCGCACACGTGAAAGCGCTCATCGCCGAACTGGGGTTGACCGGCCGCGTGCTGTGGACCGATTTCACACCGGACGACATCGTTACCGCGAATTTCCGCGCGTCCGATGTATGTGTTTTGCCGTATCGCGATGGCGCGTCGTACCGGCGTGGAACGTTGATGGCGGCGTTGGCGCATGGGTGCGCGATTGTGACCACAGCCGTCAGTCGTCACTCGCCAGTCGCCAGTATGTTACCGCAGTTAAGTGATGGTGAAAATTGTTTGCTTGTGCCGCCGGATGACCCGGTTGTGCTCGCCGATGCGATTCAGCGCGCGCTGGCATCGTCTGAACTACGCGCGAAAATTGGCGCGGGCGCGCGCGAACTCGCGCAGCATTTCGCGTGGGACAAGATCGCGCGGCAACATCTCGATTTGTACGCGCGGATGTTGGGGCAAGCAATTTCCTGA
- a CDS encoding glycosyltransferase family 2 protein produces MDVSILIVSWNVRELLRRCLQSVASQQSSLSTDDRRLATEIIVVDNASRDDTVAMLRDEFPRVRVIANTENLGFTRANNQALALAQGRYLFLLNPDTELRPGALQTLYEYAEQNPRVGIIGPQLFYGDGAVQSSRRRFPTLATAFLESTLLQQWFPRNRVLARYYMLDTRDDATQQVDWINGAAMFVRRQVYEQIGGLDEAFFMYSEELDWCYRAKKAVWQIVYLPTAQIAHYEGKSSEQAVAARDIHFNTSKIRYWRKYRGAFFAEILRVFLLATFAFQIARESVKWVLGHKRALRAQRVKAYWQVLKSRLVRAN; encoded by the coding sequence GTGGACGTTTCGATCCTCATCGTCAGTTGGAATGTGCGCGAGTTATTACGACGATGCTTGCAGTCAGTTGCAAGTCAACAGTCTAGTCTGTCTACCGACGACCGGCGACTGGCGACTGAAATCATCGTCGTGGACAACGCGTCGCGCGATGACACCGTCGCCATGTTACGCGATGAATTTCCCAGGGTGCGCGTGATTGCAAATACCGAAAACCTGGGATTCACGCGTGCGAACAATCAAGCCCTTGCGCTAGCGCAGGGGCGTTATCTTTTTTTGCTCAACCCCGACACCGAACTACGCCCCGGCGCGTTGCAAACGCTGTACGAGTACGCGGAGCAAAACCCGCGCGTCGGCATCATCGGTCCGCAGTTGTTTTACGGCGACGGTGCCGTGCAATCCTCGCGCCGCCGCTTCCCCACACTCGCCACGGCGTTTCTCGAATCCACGCTTCTGCAACAATGGTTTCCGCGCAATCGCGTGCTCGCGCGCTATTACATGTTGGACACGCGCGACGACGCAACGCAACAAGTAGACTGGATCAACGGCGCGGCGATGTTTGTGCGGCGGCAAGTGTACGAGCAGATTGGTGGATTGGATGAAGCGTTTTTCATGTACTCGGAAGAACTCGATTGGTGCTATCGCGCGAAAAAAGCCGTTTGGCAAATCGTGTACTTGCCAACCGCGCAGATCGCGCATTACGAGGGCAAATCGTCCGAGCAAGCGGTCGCGGCGCGCGACATTCATTTCAACACGAGCAAGATTCGGTACTGGCGGAAATATCGCGGCGCGTTCTTCGCGGAAATTCTGCGCGTGTTTTTGCTGGCGACGTTCGCTTTTCAAATCGCGCGGGAAAGTGTAAAATGGGTGCTGGGTCACAAGCGCGCGTTGCGCGCGCAGAGAGTCAAGGCGTATTGGCAGGTGCTCAAAAGTCGCTTGGTTCGTGCTAATTGA
- a CDS encoding phosphoglucomutase/phosphomannomutase family protein: MPTEIKFGTDGWRGVIADDYTYENLRRCAHGMAQYLIATKQTTRGLVIGYDTRFSAELFAQVVAEVIAAHGIKVFMVDRPTPTPVISYAILAQRAHGAVNLTSSHNPPMWGGFKVRADYAGAIGPEGLKQIESFIPAPENVKRMPFKDAQAQGLIEIFDPKPAFRKQLDKLVNIEPLRQAGLTLAVDSMWGAGMGWFKELLAGGATRVVEIHNYRNPSFPEMNNPEPIPPNVNGLMELVKREHAHLGIATDGDADRIGGSTEQGVFIHQLQMYALLALYLLEVRGMRGAIVKTLNTTSMLDKLGKRFNVPVHETGVGFKFVAPKILETNAMIGGEESGGYAFRDHIPERDGIVAALYLMDFVVQTGKTPSQLLDHLFELVGPHYYERIDTEFPGEQRGEIMARLHDAQPSTIAGFKVTEINLMDGFKYLLDDGGWLCIRFSGTEPIMRFYVETTQDRKRQEILDAGLKLAGLR, encoded by the coding sequence ATGCCCACAGAGATCAAATTTGGCACCGATGGTTGGCGCGGCGTGATCGCCGATGATTATACGTACGAAAATTTGCGTCGCTGCGCGCACGGCATGGCGCAGTACTTGATCGCGACCAAGCAAACGACACGCGGGTTGGTGATCGGCTACGACACGCGTTTTTCCGCCGAACTGTTCGCGCAGGTCGTCGCCGAAGTGATCGCCGCGCACGGCATCAAAGTGTTCATGGTAGATCGCCCAACGCCCACACCAGTCATTTCGTACGCGATTCTCGCGCAGCGCGCGCACGGCGCGGTCAACCTCACCTCGTCGCACAATCCGCCGATGTGGGGCGGCTTCAAGGTGCGCGCGGATTACGCCGGCGCAATCGGTCCCGAGGGCTTGAAGCAAATCGAGTCGTTCATCCCCGCGCCGGAAAACGTCAAGCGCATGCCGTTCAAAGACGCGCAGGCGCAAGGGCTGATCGAAATCTTTGATCCGAAACCGGCGTTTCGCAAACAACTCGACAAACTCGTGAACATCGAACCGCTGCGCCAAGCGGGTCTCACCCTCGCGGTGGATTCGATGTGGGGCGCGGGGATGGGCTGGTTCAAGGAATTGCTCGCCGGCGGCGCGACGCGCGTCGTCGAGATTCATAACTATCGCAATCCCAGTTTTCCGGAAATGAACAACCCAGAACCGATTCCGCCGAACGTCAACGGGCTGATGGAACTCGTCAAACGCGAGCACGCGCATCTCGGCATCGCGACCGACGGCGACGCGGATCGCATCGGCGGCTCGACCGAACAAGGCGTGTTCATTCACCAACTGCAAATGTACGCGTTGCTCGCGCTTTACCTGCTCGAAGTGCGCGGGATGCGCGGCGCGATCGTGAAAACGCTCAACACAACTTCGATGCTCGACAAACTCGGCAAGCGTTTCAACGTGCCAGTACACGAGACCGGCGTCGGATTCAAGTTCGTCGCGCCGAAAATTTTGGAAACGAACGCGATGATCGGCGGCGAAGAATCCGGCGGCTATGCGTTTCGCGATCACATTCCCGAACGCGATGGCATCGTCGCCGCGTTGTATCTGATGGATTTCGTCGTGCAGACCGGCAAAACGCCGTCGCAGTTGCTCGACCATCTCTTCGAGTTGGTCGGACCGCATTACTACGAACGCATTGACACAGAGTTTCCGGGAGAACAACGCGGCGAAATCATGGCGCGTTTGCATGACGCGCAACCTAGCACAATTGCCGGATTCAAAGTGACCGAGATCAATTTGATGGATGGGTTCAAATACCTGCTCGACGACGGCGGCTGGCTGTGCATCCGCTTTTCCGGCACTGAGCCGATCATGCGCTTTTACGTCGAAACGACCCAGGATCGCAAACGGCAAGAAATTCTCGACGCGGGATTGAAGTTGGCGGGGTTGCGCTAG
- a CDS encoding polyprenyl synthetase family protein, with translation MGLNSILSPIQTELQEVEVRLRDAVRVDYAPLGSVFESLIESGGKRVRPALAILATKFGPADPNKAYTLAITVELVHAATLIHDDLIDKSPVRRGSPTINSRWSGTATVLAGDFLLARAADIAASIDDFRVMRIFARTLMAICEGEIRQDFGGMHWPPNRAEYYRHIDSKTGSLFVASTEGGAVLAGLSEKEISAMTVYGHSLGRAFQIVDDILDFTSDEQQLGKPVGSDLRQGTYTLPVFYFMEQDPRGNNIPELMNAIDELVDTIRRSPAIATSKAEARATVQQAIDALTIFPDTSFRRALIDLANFVVERTL, from the coding sequence TTGGGTCTCAATTCGATTTTGTCCCCGATTCAAACCGAGTTACAAGAAGTCGAAGTGCGTCTGCGCGACGCGGTGCGCGTAGATTATGCGCCGTTGGGCAGCGTGTTCGAATCGCTGATCGAGAGCGGCGGCAAACGAGTTCGTCCCGCGCTCGCGATTCTCGCGACCAAGTTCGGTCCCGCCGATCCGAACAAGGCGTATACACTCGCGATCACCGTCGAGCTGGTGCACGCGGCGACGTTGATTCACGACGACTTGATTGACAAATCGCCGGTGCGCCGCGGCAGTCCGACGATCAACTCGCGTTGGAGCGGCACGGCGACCGTGCTCGCCGGCGATTTTCTCCTCGCGCGCGCGGCGGACATCGCCGCGAGCATTGACGATTTTCGCGTGATGCGGATTTTCGCGCGCACCTTGATGGCGATTTGCGAAGGCGAGATTCGCCAGGATTTTGGCGGCATGCATTGGCCCCCCAATCGCGCAGAATACTATCGCCACATTGACAGCAAGACCGGCTCGTTGTTCGTCGCGAGCACCGAAGGCGGCGCGGTGTTGGCGGGCTTGTCCGAAAAAGAGATTAGCGCGATGACAGTGTACGGGCACAGTCTGGGACGCGCGTTCCAAATCGTGGACGACATTCTCGATTTCACGTCCGACGAGCAACAGTTGGGCAAGCCGGTTGGCAGCGATTTGCGGCAAGGCACGTACACCTTGCCGGTGTTTTATTTTATGGAGCAAGACCCGCGCGGCAACAACATCCCGGAATTGATGAACGCGATAGACGAGTTGGTGGACACGATTCGCCGTTCGCCGGCGATTGCCACGTCAAAAGCCGAAGCGCGTGCGACTGTACAACAAGCCATAGATGCGCTCACGATTTTTCCGGACACTTCATTCCGCCGCGCGTTGATTGATCTCGCCAATTTCGTGGTGGAGCGAACTCTCTGA